A section of the Elizabethkingia anophelis R26 genome encodes:
- a CDS encoding DMT family transporter, with the protein MKNTNTKGFLLALIAASLWGISGTFGQFLFQQRGVSVEWMITIRILISGAILLSIGAFGKNPDVWAVWKDKKDAIKLVLFGITGMLMVQYTYFAAIKHSNAATATVLQYAGPVIIAIYLAIKNKKIPRFIDFVAIAFAVLGTFILVTHGDMGRLNISSTALFFGIASAFALAIYTIQPVKLLNKYNSAVIIGWGMLIGGLAFSFVKAPWQVEGHWDTQAYLYTAFIVIFGTLIPFYFYLTAVQLIGGQKSSLLASGEPLSATIIAVLWLHVPFTYIDWIGSLLIISTIFLLSYETKKEKNLRLSGT; encoded by the coding sequence ATGAAAAATACAAACACTAAAGGCTTTCTTTTAGCACTTATCGCGGCATCATTATGGGGTATATCCGGTACCTTCGGGCAATTTCTTTTTCAACAAAGAGGGGTCAGTGTAGAATGGATGATTACCATTCGTATACTTATTTCCGGTGCAATACTCTTATCAATTGGCGCATTTGGCAAAAACCCGGATGTATGGGCCGTATGGAAAGATAAAAAAGATGCAATAAAATTGGTATTATTCGGAATTACAGGCATGCTGATGGTTCAGTATACTTATTTTGCAGCTATTAAACATTCCAATGCTGCTACTGCTACTGTATTACAATATGCAGGACCTGTAATTATTGCCATTTATCTGGCTATTAAAAATAAAAAAATCCCCAGATTTATCGACTTTGTGGCCATAGCTTTTGCTGTCCTTGGTACTTTTATACTGGTAACACATGGTGATATGGGAAGATTAAATATATCCTCCACTGCTTTATTCTTTGGAATAGCCTCAGCTTTTGCCCTTGCTATTTATACAATACAACCTGTAAAGCTTCTTAATAAATACAATTCAGCGGTTATTATTGGTTGGGGAATGCTGATCGGAGGTCTTGCTTTTTCTTTTGTAAAAGCTCCCTGGCAAGTTGAGGGACATTGGGATACTCAGGCATATTTGTATACTGCATTTATTGTCATCTTCGGAACATTGATTCCGTTCTATTTTTATCTGACAGCGGTTCAGCTTATTGGCGGCCAAAAAAGCAGTCTCCTTGCCTCCGGCGAGCCACTTTCTGCAACTATTATCGCAGTACTGTGGTTACATGTACCTTTCACCTATATCGACTGGATTGGAAGCTTACTGATAATCTCTACAATATTCCTATTGAGTTATGAAACCAAAAAGGAGAAAAATTTGCGCTTGTCTGGTACCTAA
- a CDS encoding Lrp/AsnC family transcriptional regulator: protein MEDLDKFDLQILDILQKDNQTSQRDIGDIIGLSAAAVQRRIKRMRENKIITSDISVIDPEKVGAQILLFVEIELDTDKIEFIDEIERTFSKVPQIQQCYYVTGEVDFVLVMVVNTMQEYELLTRQLFFSNTNIKRFKTFVNMHTVKNGLQIPIPGK, encoded by the coding sequence ATGGAAGATTTAGATAAATTCGATTTACAGATTCTGGATATTTTACAAAAAGATAACCAAACGTCGCAACGGGATATTGGTGATATAATAGGCCTTTCTGCAGCGGCGGTACAGCGGCGGATTAAACGAATGCGTGAAAATAAGATTATTACGTCAGATATTTCTGTAATCGATCCGGAAAAAGTAGGAGCACAAATTCTTTTGTTTGTAGAAATAGAACTGGATACAGATAAAATTGAGTTTATAGACGAAATCGAGAGAACCTTTAGTAAGGTGCCTCAGATCCAGCAGTGCTATTATGTAACCGGAGAAGTTGATTTCGTATTGGTAATGGTTGTCAATACAATGCAGGAATATGAATTATTGACAAGACAATTATTTTTCAGTAATACCAATATCAAACGTTTTAAAACTTTTGTCAATATGCATACGGTGAAAAACGGTTTACAAATCCCCATTCCTGGGAAATAG